From the genome of Varibaculum prostatecancerukia, one region includes:
- the ruvB gene encoding Holliday junction branch migration DNA helicase RuvB, whose protein sequence is MEETNEWAISSPVGPGADEVERAAEAALRPKDLDSFVGQEKIRRQLDLVLKAAIGRGTTPDHVLLAGPPGLGKTTLAMIIAHETGTSLRLTSGPAIQHAGDLAAILSALQEGDVLFIDEIHRLARTAEEMLYLAMEDFRVDVVVGKGPGATSIPLTLPPFTVVGATTRSGLLPAPLRDRFGFTAYLDYYSAEELRQVLTRSARLMEAELDPQAASEMAARSRGTPRIANRLLRRVIDYAQVHGDGTLSLKAAKAALDLFEVDPAGLDRLDRSVLQALCERFAGGPVGLTTLAVSVGEEPETVETVSEPYLVRQGFIARTPRGRIATPNAFAHLGLTPPRAASEAALFDFGDSESRGNWSQNGSKPGTKDETDVL, encoded by the coding sequence GTGGAAGAAACAAACGAGTGGGCGATTAGCTCTCCGGTAGGGCCGGGAGCGGATGAGGTTGAGCGGGCCGCCGAAGCCGCGCTGCGTCCTAAAGACCTGGATTCTTTCGTAGGGCAAGAAAAGATTCGCCGCCAGTTGGATCTGGTGTTAAAAGCGGCGATTGGACGCGGCACCACCCCTGATCACGTGCTTTTGGCGGGTCCTCCCGGACTGGGTAAAACCACCCTGGCGATGATTATCGCGCATGAAACTGGAACTTCGTTGCGGCTGACTTCCGGGCCGGCGATTCAACACGCCGGAGATCTAGCGGCGATTCTTTCTGCCCTGCAAGAGGGCGACGTACTTTTTATCGATGAAATCCATCGTTTAGCGCGCACGGCGGAAGAGATGCTTTACCTGGCGATGGAGGATTTTCGCGTAGATGTGGTGGTGGGGAAAGGCCCGGGTGCGACCTCGATCCCGCTAACCTTACCGCCGTTTACAGTCGTGGGGGCAACTACCCGCTCCGGATTGCTACCGGCACCTTTGCGGGATCGTTTCGGTTTTACCGCTTATTTGGACTATTACAGTGCCGAAGAGTTGCGCCAGGTACTCACCCGTTCGGCGCGACTCATGGAGGCCGAACTGGATCCGCAGGCAGCCTCCGAAATGGCGGCCCGCTCCCGCGGAACCCCCCGGATCGCTAACCGTCTGCTCCGCCGGGTTATCGACTATGCCCAGGTACACGGGGACGGCACGCTTTCCTTGAAAGCTGCCAAAGCTGCCCTCGACCTGTTCGAGGTAGATCCTGCCGGCCTAGACCGACTGGATCGCTCAGTTCTGCAGGCGCTATGTGAACGGTTTGCGGGCGGGCCGGTAGGGCTTACAACTTTGGCGGTATCCGTGGGGGAGGAACCCGAAACCGTAGAAACCGTCTCAGAGCCCTATCTGGTGCGTCAAGGCTTTATTGCCCGCACTCCCCGGGGGCGAATCGCTACCCCTAATGCCTTTGCTCATTTGGGGTTGACCCCGCCGCGGGCAGCTAGCGAAGCCGCTCTTTTCGACTTCGGCGACAGCGAATCAAGGGGCAACTGGTCACAAAACGGGTCAAAACCGGGCACGAAAGATGAAACAGACGTGCTTTAA
- the ruvA gene encoding Holliday junction branch migration protein RuvA: MITHLSGTIEEVRLDKATIDVAGVGYTFFATPATLSTLEAGKQVKVLTHLVVREDAWLLFGFAGRDERDIFSTLITVSGIGPKLALAALAVFSPDELRAAVSQSDLTALTQIPGVGKKSAQRILVEIGDKLGEPSEAGTPPTGGIGSAGKEEVCHALEQLGWRTPLAQKAVNEAAEANPQAGVPELLRGALQLLGKHHA, encoded by the coding sequence ATGATTACGCATCTATCGGGAACCATCGAAGAAGTCAGACTAGACAAAGCCACGATCGACGTGGCGGGCGTGGGCTACACTTTTTTCGCTACCCCCGCTACATTGTCGACCCTAGAGGCCGGTAAGCAGGTGAAAGTATTAACCCACCTGGTAGTGCGGGAAGATGCCTGGTTACTTTTCGGGTTTGCCGGACGCGATGAACGCGATATTTTCTCTACCCTAATTACGGTTTCGGGAATCGGACCCAAACTAGCCTTAGCCGCCCTCGCGGTTTTTAGTCCCGATGAGCTGCGGGCAGCAGTTTCCCAAAGTGACCTGACAGCTCTTACCCAAATCCCGGGGGTAGGCAAGAAATCCGCGCAACGAATCCTGGTAGAAATCGGAGATAAACTAGGCGAACCTAGCGAGGCGGGAACACCTCCAACTGGCGGAATCGGTAGCGCCGGCAAGGAAGAAGTTTGCCATGCCCTCGAACAGTTAGGGTGGAGAACTCCGCTGGCCCAAAAGGCGGTTAACGAGGCCGCCGAAGCTAACCCGCAGGCAGGAGTTCCCGAACTTTTGCGCGGGGCCTTACAATTGTTAGGCAAGCATCACGCATAG
- a CDS encoding crossover junction endodeoxyribonuclease RuvC has product MRIIGIDPGLTRCGIGIIDMDSQRRAQLVHVEVARSPQNMASHFRLDKIRRRIAAAIEEHHPEVMSIERVFAQDNVQSVTSTMWVMGVAMAEAAAHKLPLAIHTPSEVKAAVTGSGVANKAQVQHMVQRILRMEKVVRPADAADALAIAICHGWRRDGLQGASRDGTVNVSLSGKISSRGNLTAAQKMWAQAQATTRRTGAVDPRLRRNKGK; this is encoded by the coding sequence TTGCGGATTATCGGAATTGACCCCGGTCTGACCCGCTGCGGAATTGGAATCATCGATATGGATTCCCAGCGGCGCGCCCAGCTGGTGCATGTCGAGGTTGCCCGGTCTCCGCAAAATATGGCCTCTCATTTTCGCCTAGATAAAATCCGTCGGCGAATAGCAGCGGCTATTGAAGAGCACCACCCGGAAGTCATGTCGATTGAACGGGTATTCGCCCAGGATAATGTGCAATCGGTTACCTCCACCATGTGGGTGATGGGGGTGGCCATGGCCGAGGCCGCCGCCCACAAGCTGCCGCTAGCTATCCACACTCCTTCGGAGGTTAAAGCCGCAGTCACCGGCTCCGGGGTTGCGAATAAAGCCCAAGTCCAGCACATGGTGCAACGAATTTTGCGGATGGAAAAAGTAGTGCGACCCGCCGATGCTGCCGATGCCTTAGCTATCGCGATTTGTCACGGTTGGCGGCGCGATGGTTTGCAAGGGGCGAGCCGAGATGGCACCGTGAACGTTTCTCTATCTGGCAAAATATCTTCGCGGGGGAATCTGACTGCTGCCCAAAAAATGTGGGCGCAGGCGCAGGCAACAACTCGACGCACCGGCGCGGTTGATCCCCGGCTTAGGCGAAATAAGGGCAAGTAA
- a CDS encoding YebC/PmpR family DNA-binding transcriptional regulator — MSGHSKWATTKHKKAAIDAKRGKLFARLIKNIEVAARTGGGDPAGNPTLFDAIQKAKKNSVPADNIKRAVARGSGAEAGGADWQTISYEGYGPGGVAMLVECLTDNKNRAAADVRTAFSKNGGNLADPGSVSYLFNRIGAIEVAKAEGVDEDTILMAVLDAGAEEVEEGAENFTVICDPTNLVEVRKALQEAGIDYDSAESQWKATTEAELDLAKYRQVMRLIDALEDSDDVQDVFTNLSVSHEVQEQYEAEEE, encoded by the coding sequence ATGTCGGGTCACTCAAAGTGGGCTACCACCAAGCATAAGAAAGCGGCAATCGACGCTAAGCGGGGTAAACTATTTGCCCGGTTGATTAAGAATATCGAGGTAGCAGCCCGTACCGGTGGCGGCGATCCCGCGGGAAATCCCACTCTATTTGACGCGATCCAGAAGGCGAAAAAGAACTCGGTACCCGCCGATAACATCAAACGGGCAGTTGCCCGCGGCTCCGGCGCCGAGGCAGGCGGCGCAGACTGGCAGACTATCTCCTACGAAGGCTACGGCCCGGGCGGAGTAGCGATGCTGGTAGAGTGCCTCACTGATAACAAAAACCGCGCTGCCGCCGATGTGCGCACTGCCTTTAGCAAGAACGGCGGCAACTTGGCTGATCCTGGCTCCGTTTCCTACCTATTTAACCGGATCGGCGCTATCGAGGTCGCTAAAGCCGAGGGCGTAGACGAAGACACCATTTTGATGGCGGTTCTGGACGCGGGAGCCGAAGAAGTCGAAGAAGGCGCAGAAAACTTCACCGTTATTTGCGATCCCACGAATCTGGTTGAGGTACGCAAAGCCCTACAAGAAGCCGGCATTGACTATGATTCGGCAGAATCCCAGTGGAAAGCTACCACCGAAGCAGAGCTAGATTTAGCTAAGTATCGCCAGGTAATGCGGCTAATTGATGCTTTAGAAGACAGTGATGACGTGCAGGACGTGTTCACTAATCTTTCGGTAAGCCACGAAGTACAAGAGCAATACGAAGCAGAGGAAGAATAG
- a CDS encoding NUDIX hydrolase, giving the protein MSSGFQVPRPLPNPFPPNGENPLAPDWPVDQDGYPGRHAARIVAFDSRGRILLISGHDFSDPTHRWWFTPGGGIEGGETRAQAALRESKEETGITLNLGQLQGSVLYRESLLKFRKLWAIQAEHYFLVHLNADAPRAFTAKWTPSEKQLLEDIRWVPLTELARLGERETIYPNCLPELAQQWVSGWDGNCLSVYD; this is encoded by the coding sequence GTGAGCTCCGGTTTTCAGGTGCCGCGTCCGCTCCCGAATCCTTTTCCGCCTAACGGAGAAAATCCGCTCGCTCCCGACTGGCCGGTCGATCAGGATGGCTACCCGGGTCGCCACGCTGCCCGGATAGTGGCGTTTGATTCTCGAGGGCGCATCCTCTTAATCAGTGGACACGATTTTTCTGATCCCACCCATCGCTGGTGGTTTACCCCCGGAGGCGGGATTGAAGGCGGAGAAACCCGCGCGCAGGCGGCTCTGCGGGAATCTAAAGAAGAAACTGGAATCACCCTGAATCTTGGTCAGCTGCAAGGATCGGTGCTTTACCGGGAATCTTTGCTAAAGTTCCGCAAACTTTGGGCCATCCAGGCAGAACATTATTTCCTGGTGCATCTAAATGCAGATGCACCCCGGGCATTTACCGCCAAGTGGACGCCCTCGGAAAAGCAACTTTTAGAGGATATCCGCTGGGTTCCCCTTACAGAACTTGCGCGCTTAGGCGAGCGGGAAACTATCTATCCTAATTGCCTCCCGGAACTGGCTCAGCAGTGGGTTAGCGGTTGGGATGGCAACTGCCTCAGCGTCTACGATTAA
- a CDS encoding PrsW family intramembrane metalloprotease, whose translation MNPAYSPASLAQPGPAANNQQLPEQLVQDYSFDALSLPVDPLIPHPAISQRVSSQPLLVDPGAEKTSRHSRMRSFPWLEVLCLIAAGGGLSYFALFISAEESVATTIGAVMAALLPMAIVVIVMVWLDRWAPKPWWLLVVAFLWGAGIASACALGLNTFSGKALQAVDFGPTPFQSFGVLATIVAPIVEESLKGLGVVIIMLTRRRSVKSPLDGVVIAGILAAGFAFTENVLYFARFYDQLPVVFFMRAMLGPFGHTVYTSIFGLALGMALTRVASPKMRIILPISGLASAICLHAAWNGLATYSALLFLVSYLFFWGPMFITWLAINLVVSVRQRNAIENGLQAYIAAGWIDVREAQMLCSLSGRRRARKSARTISPAARRALSVFQQACTVLALNYVSSSHRGLSASVEKENQETVKKLLQARADFARASAPVGAYRMGRS comes from the coding sequence ATGAACCCGGCATACTCGCCCGCCTCGCTTGCCCAACCTGGTCCTGCGGCTAACAATCAGCAACTACCGGAGCAGCTAGTACAAGATTACAGTTTCGATGCCCTCAGCCTGCCAGTAGATCCCTTGATTCCGCATCCGGCGATTTCACAGCGAGTATCTTCGCAGCCGCTGCTGGTAGATCCGGGAGCAGAAAAAACTAGTCGCCATTCCCGGATGCGCTCTTTTCCCTGGCTAGAAGTTCTTTGTTTAATCGCTGCCGGGGGCGGACTTAGCTATTTCGCGCTTTTTATCTCCGCTGAAGAGTCAGTTGCCACCACGATTGGGGCGGTGATGGCTGCCCTGTTACCGATGGCGATTGTAGTGATTGTGATGGTTTGGCTTGACCGCTGGGCGCCAAAACCGTGGTGGCTGCTGGTAGTGGCCTTCCTCTGGGGGGCAGGGATTGCTTCTGCCTGCGCCTTAGGACTAAATACGTTTTCAGGAAAAGCGCTGCAAGCAGTAGATTTCGGGCCTACTCCCTTCCAATCTTTTGGGGTTCTGGCCACCATCGTGGCACCCATAGTAGAGGAATCCCTAAAAGGCCTCGGGGTAGTAATCATTATGTTGACCAGGCGGCGCTCAGTGAAAAGCCCTCTAGACGGGGTAGTTATTGCCGGAATTCTGGCGGCTGGCTTCGCCTTTACTGAAAACGTGCTCTACTTTGCGCGTTTTTACGATCAGCTCCCCGTGGTTTTCTTCATGCGCGCCATGCTCGGTCCCTTCGGTCATACCGTCTACACCTCGATCTTTGGCTTAGCCTTGGGGATGGCTCTTACCCGGGTGGCTTCCCCCAAAATGCGCATTATTCTCCCGATTTCTGGACTGGCTTCCGCCATCTGTTTGCATGCCGCCTGGAATGGTCTCGCCACCTATTCTGCTTTGCTTTTCCTGGTTTCCTACCTGTTCTTCTGGGGACCGATGTTTATCACCTGGCTAGCTATTAACCTGGTGGTTTCGGTGCGGCAACGCAATGCGATCGAAAACGGTCTTCAAGCCTATATCGCTGCTGGGTGGATTGATGTGCGAGAAGCACAAATGCTTTGTTCGCTGTCTGGACGGCGGCGTGCCCGCAAATCCGCTCGCACTATTTCTCCCGCTGCCCGCCGGGCTCTCTCGGTTTTCCAACAAGCCTGCACCGTTCTGGCTTTAAACTATGTTTCCAGTTCCCATCGTGGCCTCTCGGCAAGTGTAGAAAAAGAAAACCAGGAGACGGTCAAGAAGTTATTGCAGGCTCGAGCGGACTTTGCTCGTGCTAGCGCCCCCGTAGGTGCCTATCGAATGGGGCGATCCTAG
- a CDS encoding glycosyltransferase family 4 protein: MKIGIVCPYAYDVPGGVQFHVRDQAEELRRRGHEVSVFAPVETEYSEDGFVNAGKTFAIPYNGSVARLAFGPRVAARTRQWVTTSDFDILHVHEPATPSVSLIALQHARCPVVGTFHAAIEKSLLYTLGKPVVQSVKEKLSAQIAVSEEARRTLQRYQGGDATVIPNGVDYQAFAQASPTPKWQQSEESPVFCFLGRLDEPRKGLSILVEAIPLVLASYPQARFLIAGPGNASRARATLAPYGNSVEFLGALSEEEKIALFSSATAYIAPQTGGESFGIVLVEAMASNCLVVASSIPAFTAVLEEGRLGEIFTSEDAASLAEKLLAVCEDREAAARLAKRGHQGAKRYDWSVVTDQVLAVYERCRKQTPEN; this comes from the coding sequence GTGAAAATCGGGATCGTCTGCCCCTACGCCTATGATGTGCCGGGGGGAGTACAGTTTCATGTACGTGACCAGGCAGAAGAGCTGCGGCGGCGCGGTCATGAAGTTTCCGTATTTGCCCCGGTAGAAACGGAATATAGCGAGGATGGGTTTGTAAACGCGGGGAAAACTTTTGCAATCCCCTATAACGGTTCCGTTGCGCGCCTGGCATTTGGGCCGCGGGTGGCGGCGCGCACGCGCCAATGGGTTACTACCAGTGATTTTGATATTCTGCATGTTCACGAGCCGGCCACGCCCTCGGTGTCTCTAATTGCCCTACAGCATGCGCGCTGTCCGGTGGTGGGTACTTTTCATGCTGCCATCGAGAAATCCTTGCTCTACACCTTGGGCAAACCGGTGGTGCAGTCGGTTAAAGAAAAACTCAGTGCGCAAATCGCAGTCTCTGAGGAAGCGCGGAGAACTCTGCAGCGCTATCAAGGTGGGGACGCTACCGTGATCCCGAACGGGGTAGACTATCAGGCTTTTGCGCAGGCAAGTCCCACTCCAAAGTGGCAACAAAGCGAAGAATCGCCAGTGTTCTGTTTCTTGGGGCGCCTAGACGAACCTCGCAAAGGATTATCAATCCTGGTAGAAGCGATTCCGCTAGTTTTGGCGTCCTATCCCCAGGCGCGGTTTTTAATTGCGGGACCGGGAAACGCCAGCCGTGCCCGCGCTACTTTAGCGCCCTATGGAAACAGCGTTGAGTTCTTGGGAGCGCTTAGCGAAGAAGAAAAAATCGCGCTGTTTAGCTCGGCGACTGCCTATATCGCGCCCCAAACCGGGGGAGAATCTTTCGGGATTGTACTGGTAGAGGCGATGGCATCTAACTGCCTGGTAGTCGCTTCCTCAATCCCTGCTTTCACAGCGGTACTAGAGGAGGGGCGCCTCGGTGAGATTTTTACTTCCGAGGACGCGGCCTCACTGGCTGAAAAGCTGCTGGCGGTTTGTGAAGATCGAGAAGCAGCTGCCCGCTTAGCAAAGCGAGGACACCAGGGAGCAAAACGTTACGACTGGTCGGTGGTCACTGACCAAGTATTAGCGGTCTATGAACGCTGCCGGAAGCAAACACCCGAAAACTAG
- a CDS encoding phosphatidylinositol mannoside acyltransferase, with product MKTELFSSAQLARTGLKLLSYLPLGGAQGIGSLIGEVLYRIDTSGARQYRKNLRHLGIPENSIEKTVRQGLKGYMRLFSETALLGRLSSSQILARVRIEGDREVFLDDCARGNVCLALTHSGNWDLAGYFASKEVRPVLTVAEKVKPEALFQAFTQVRQQANMRIIAANKGEKPFANLVAAAEEGKYLIPLLADRDITGNGVEVTLGKSKALLAAGPAALAQKINAPLYCGHISLEQLAHSRRRAARSRWGIVINLAGPIKPDKVETMTRDWAEKVGEMIVDSPESWFMLQKLFVADLDPVRLERARQRSRKEAQQ from the coding sequence GTGAAAACTGAGCTATTTTCTAGCGCTCAGCTGGCGCGAACTGGTTTAAAACTACTCTCGTATCTGCCGCTAGGCGGGGCTCAGGGAATCGGAAGCCTGATTGGGGAAGTGCTTTACCGGATAGATACTTCCGGCGCGAGACAGTATCGGAAGAATCTGCGACATTTAGGAATCCCGGAAAATAGCATTGAAAAAACAGTACGGCAGGGGCTTAAAGGCTATATGCGGCTATTTTCCGAAACCGCCTTGTTAGGGAGGCTTTCCAGCTCCCAAATTCTTGCCCGCGTGCGGATTGAGGGTGACCGGGAAGTTTTCTTAGACGACTGTGCGCGCGGGAACGTGTGTTTAGCGCTTACCCATTCTGGCAACTGGGATCTCGCGGGCTACTTTGCTAGTAAAGAAGTAAGACCGGTACTGACTGTGGCTGAAAAAGTAAAACCGGAAGCCCTATTCCAGGCATTTACCCAGGTACGGCAGCAGGCGAATATGCGGATAATTGCGGCCAACAAGGGCGAAAAACCTTTTGCAAACTTAGTGGCGGCTGCGGAAGAAGGAAAGTATCTGATACCGCTGCTCGCTGACCGAGATATTACCGGCAACGGGGTGGAAGTGACTTTGGGGAAATCAAAAGCCCTGTTAGCAGCAGGTCCGGCTGCCCTTGCGCAAAAAATTAATGCTCCCCTTTATTGCGGGCATATCTCCTTAGAACAGCTCGCGCACTCACGACGCCGGGCTGCACGCTCGCGTTGGGGAATAGTGATTAACCTTGCCGGACCGATAAAGCCCGATAAGGTAGAAACTATGACTCGGGATTGGGCGGAAAAAGTCGGGGAGATGATTGTGGATTCCCCCGAATCTTGGTTCATGCTGCAAAAATTATTTGTCGCTGATTTAGATCCAGTTCGCCTTGAGCGGGCGCGGCAGCGCAGCCGGAAGGAGGCGCAGCAGTGA